One Streptomyces coeruleorubidus DNA segment encodes these proteins:
- a CDS encoding four-helix bundle copper-binding protein, whose protein sequence is MTQQPTMTPLSKEMQDCVQACMTCHSVCEETMSSCLQMGGQAQMQIMRAVMDCAEMTRMCADMMMRRSPLSAEMCAMCARACDMCAEACMSMPDDAQMMRCAEACRRCAEMCRSMSAATM, encoded by the coding sequence ATGACCCAGCAGCCCACCATGACCCCGCTGAGCAAGGAGATGCAGGACTGCGTCCAGGCGTGCATGACCTGCCACAGCGTGTGCGAGGAGACCATGAGCTCCTGCCTGCAGATGGGCGGCCAGGCCCAGATGCAGATCATGCGCGCGGTGATGGACTGCGCCGAGATGACGCGCATGTGCGCCGACATGATGATGCGCCGCTCGCCGCTGTCGGCCGAGATGTGCGCGATGTGTGCCCGGGCCTGTGACATGTGCGCCGAGGCGTGTATGTCCATGCCGGACGACGCCCAGATGATGCGCTGCGCCGAGGCGTGTCGCCGCTGTGCCGAGATGTGCCGCTCGATGTCGGCCGCCACGATGTGA